Within the Zea mays cultivar B73 chromosome 10, Zm-B73-REFERENCE-NAM-5.0, whole genome shotgun sequence genome, the region GCGCAGGGACTTGAGGTTCAGGCGCCGGATGTCCTTGCCGTCGATCATCACCTTCCCGGCGAGCGGGTCGTAGAAGCGCTCGACGAGGGCGATGACGGTGCTCTTGCCGGACCCGCTCGCCCCAACCAGCGCCTGGCTCTGCCCGGCCCGGATCCTCAGGCTCAGGTCCTTGAACACCATCACGTCGGGCCGCGTCGGGTACGCGAAGTCCACGTGCCGGAAGTCGATCTCGCCGCGCACCGACTCCACCTGCTCCGCGTCCGGGTCGTCCGGGTCGATGCGGGTCCGGCTGTTGAGCACGGAGAACACGGAGCGGATGGACTCGCCGCCGCGCACGATCTCCGGCGCCAGGCTGACGGTCTCGGCCACGGAGTTGGCTGTGATCACCAGGACCACGAACACCTTGATGACCTTGGAGAAGGTGGACACGTGGGTGCGGACCAGGTGCGCGCCGAACCACAGGATGAGCGCCTCGGACGCGTACAGGGAGAGCTGGGAGAGGCCGAAGAgcgcgccggagatctggctgcgGCGCAGGCTGTGCATCTGCGGCACGCGCAGCTCGCTGCAGAAGAGGGACAGGATCTTGTCCTGCGCGTTGAACGCCGCCACCGTCCGGATGTTGCTCACGCCCTCCCCGGCGATCATGCTCGTCTTGGCGTGGGCCTTGGCCGTGTCGCCCGCGAAGCCCTTCATCGACAGTTGCTGCCATGGCCGGAAACCAAGCGTCAGTCGGTTTGTTAGTCGTCATCGTCATCCACATATACAGAAAAAGCAAACAGTAGCATACACATGCGAATTGCAAGCACGAAAAAAAAATGCAGTGTACGACCGACGCAATTATTCAGCGATGTGCATTCGTCCGAAACTCTGGAAGTGCTGCCCGGCCCATGGACCATGCCCATCACCGAAAACGAACCAGAGGGCCCATGGCTGGCTCCCATCCCATGCACGCTTAAGCCTTAAGCACGCGTCACGCGATCTCTACGAATCACCGCAGCAAATTATTGCGAGCAAGGGGCATGGCCCTGTGGCGCGAAAACGAGAGGGCAGGGGCGCGCTCTGCGCCGGCACTGTCCCCGCCGCAGACACGACGCCATCACGGCAACAGGACACGGCCGCAGAGAGCCTGCGACTGCGAGACGGCCATGTGCGGGACTGCCAGTCGTAAAGCCGCTGCAGCAGCAAGCAGAGGCAGGCAAAGCCCCCAGATTCCCGTGCACGAGGCGTCCGTGCAAACAGACACAGACGCGGCAGGCCACGCAGGCCCAAGGACGGGAGGACCACGACAGGCAGCCACGGGCGTGAGAAACCTGAAAAGCCAGGAACCCTATCCATGGACCAGGGCGCCGTGCACCGCGTCCTTGGGTCCTTCTCCTTCCTCGTCGCTCTGAAAAACAAACACATTTGGGCAAGCAAACAAAGCTGTCTGCTTGCTCGCGGCCGCGATCAATGGCGCCGTGCCTAAAACTCCGTCGGGAGCCGTCCTTTGGCGAGTTATTTGCACCGAGTTCAATGAACAAAGAACGTGCACTTGCCGATGGCCATGGGATTAAAGGAGGGGTGAGAGCAAGCTTGCCAGTGGGCGCGCACATGTCGCGCACAGTAATCCATGCCAGTTGCGGCAGAGGCAGACGCGGCATGGGCCATGGATCCTACCATGACGTGCTCATGAATTTAAATTGCGCCCTCTTGTCTCCAGCTCATTCACAAGCCCAGCTTCAACGGCTGCCTGAGCGCAGGTGAGGGCGTTGGCGAGCTTGAAGTAAACGCGATGACTACTGAGCTAAACTACTGAGCGGAATCCGGCAACTTGTTATAAACTCGAAGTCGCCATGGCTGAGTAAGCAATTGAAGTAAACGCGAGTACGTAGTGTTCCAGTGTGTTTAATTAATTACCTGGGCAAAGTTGGCGAGCACGAGGAGAGGGAAGGTGACGAGGATGAGGAGGGCGACCCGCCATTCAATGATGAAGCCCACCACGAAGGACACGAGCAGGGACGTCATGTTCTGCAGGATCACCGATATCCGCTCGGCAATGGCCGACTTCACATCGGCGGCGTCTGTGGAGAGGCGAGCGGCGACAAGGTTCGAGTTGTTCTCCTCCTGATCGAACCACCCAACATCGTTCCTCAAAATCACTGCAATGGGGGAAATTTTTCAATAAATTAAAACGTACTCATGTTTAATCCAGAAACGTGCCCTGTGGATCCATACATACCGGCGAGCATCATCCTCCGCACCCTGGTTGTGAGGTTTTCGCCCATGATGCTGAAGAAGTAGTGCTGGACGAGGTAGGCGACGACGGCGTACAGCCCGGTGCCGATGTAGATGAACACGTACTCCCTGGTCTTGCTCTCCATCTTGCTGGGGTTCCGGTAGTAGAACACCTCGATCATGTTGCTCATCACGATGGCGAACGTGGGGCCGATGAACCCGGACAGGACGGACCCGACAGCGCCCAGTATGGTGTAGGGCCACTCCGGCGCGTTCAGTTTCAGGAGCTTGAAGAAGTAGCCCCTCGGCGCCGGGTACTTGCGGTCGTTGTCGGCGTTGGAAACCATCTCGATGCGGCCGTCGGCGCCGGTGCTGTACGAGTAGCTCAGGTTCCTCAGGCTCCCCGACCTGAGGCTCAGCGACCGGGTGGAGAGGGAGTTGCTCAGACGGGACGACCTGGACTTGCGGGTCGACGGGCACGCGCGGTTCCTGGCGGTCTCCTGGAACCTGATGAGCGCGGCGTACGCTCCCGAGCTTCCTTTGGCGAGGAGTTCGTCGTGAGTGCCAGTCTCCACGACCTGGCCTTGCTGGATCACCGCGATCATGTCGACACACCTTATGGTCGATAGCCTGTGGGCAACCACGACGGTGGTCCTGCCGACCATCAACCGGTCGAGGGCTTCTTGGACGATGCTCTCCGAACCAGCGTCGAGTGCGCTGGTGGCCTCGTCTAGTAGCAGGAGCTTCGGGTTCTTCAGCATCGCGCGGGCGATGGCGATGCGTTGCTTCTGACCACCGGAGAGCTGAAGCCCCCTATCTCCCACCTGTGTGATCGACAAGAAATCAAGGGCTTCGAAATCAAAACAGCAATGAAGCGCAAATACCATTAGAAATTGGAGTAGAAGTACAAGTAGGACCCACATGAGTGTTGTAGCCATTAGGAAGGAGAGCAATGAAGCTATGGGCATTAGCTgaagtagccgcagcctcgacctcCGCCATTGTCGCATCAGGCTTGCCATAAAGAATGTTCTCAAGAATCGTAGTCGCGAAAAGTGCGGGTTCCTGATTCACCAAGCCAATCTGGTCCCTAAGCCACTTCAATTGCAGCGTCTTGATGTCCACATTGTCGAGTAAAACTTGCCCTGCAGCAAGCAACAATCACGACCACTTGTTAGAAACTAAATAGACTGACTAGTGACAACAAACATGAGGCGCGCAGCTCATTTGCTCACCCTGATTAGGATCGTAGAACCGCTCAATGAGAGCAACAACCGTGCTCTTCCCAGACCCGCTGCCTCCGACGACGGCCGCGGTCTTCCCAGCggggaagaagagggagaagtctCGGAAAATCATGACGTCCGGGCGGGAAGGGTAGCTGAAGGCCACTTCCTTGAACTCTATGTTGCCATGCACTTCGTCGAGGCACCTCCCGTCTGCCGTGTCCTGAACTATCGTTGGCCTCTGCCTTATCACTTCCAGCAGCTTGTAGCCGGCAATCTTCCCTTTGCTGAACGCTCCAAGGTTCGAAAACGACTGCCCCAGGCTCCTGCGATCAACGAGTTGGTTTACATTGGTTCATGCTGCGAAAGCAGAAAAGGCAGTTTTTTTTTGGGTACTGACAGGCCACCGACGATTGCTGAGAAAATCGCAGTGAAGGCCTTCCCACCGTCTGTCTGGCCGTTCCGTATGAACACGCCGGCGTACCAGAACACCAGCGCCCATGACATACAGGCGATTCCATAGGTGCAGCCGATGCCAAGCCCCTTGGCCATCCCGGCCTTGTAACCCAGCTTCAGGGTGTTCTGAATCGCCTCCGAGTAGGAATTCAGGGCCTTGGTCTCACCCACATAGGAGTAGACAGTCCTCACCTGGGCAATGGCCTAGGCGATAGAAAGGTGGAAACCTTGGCATCAGAATTGCTAAcaaatatgcataaaggaagtgCATTTTCTTTTCACATTTTGGCTTGTCACCCAAATAGCAAGTAGTAGCCAAGTAGAGCTACTTCGTGAAAAAGGTGCAAAACGACATGGGAACGGGAGATTATCCTCCGAAAAGAGCTGGTTGGATCTAACAAGAAAGCTTGAAAGGATCCAAAACGACATCATGTTGATGCCATGTGCCCAGCTACCTCCCTGCATTGGACTCTTTGACCGGAACGAGCCCACACTCCACAGTGACCTTGCCCGCCCAGCCATCCCGATTTGTTGGCATGGAAATAGTGCGTGCCCGTATCAGTGGTCGGGGGAGAGAGACGCGCTACCTGCTCGGCTATGATTCCGGCGTTGGCGTACGAGTCCCGGCTCTTGGAGGTCAGGCCAGTGAGCGTGTACGCGTACAGCCCGCCGGCGAAGGCGATGCCGGGGATGACGGCGATGCTGAGCAGCGCCAGCCGCCACGCCGAGACGAACCCGACGACCAGCCCGGCCAGGAACGTCGCGAGGTAGTGGATGAAGTTGCCGACCTGCAAGCAAACGTTGTTCTAGATCTTTAGGCACCCCGGCCGGAATCATGCCAACCGAGGTGGCGAGGCAGGACTAGGAGGGCAGGGCAAGGGGGGCTTGGCTTGGTCACCTTCTCGCCAATGGCGTCCTGCACGAGGAGCGTATCGGTAGAGACGCTGAAGACGACGTCGCCGGTACGCGCGTCGGTGTCGAAGAAGCCCACGTCCTGCCGCAGCACGGCCTCGAGGTACCGCCTCCGCAGCGCGCCCACCTGCCGCTCGCCCGTGTACATCCAGCACGCGATCTCTGCGCGCAAACGGAGCAGGGAAGCACGGAGGCTTTAAGACCATGACGCCGGCCGCGACGCCGGCTAGGATAGGAGGCAAGCGCGAGGGCACCCACCTAGGTACGACGAGGCGCAGACGACGAGGCCGAGGTAGACGAAGTAGAGCGAATACTGGAAGCAGATGCTTGAGAGCGTCAGCGTCAGTCAATAACCATATAGCGGCGTAGTAGAGAAACAGCAAGCGAAGCCAGAACGGATCGGAGAGCCACGAGCGAACAATACGTGCCTTGGACACCTCGTCCGTCATGCGGCGGAGGTTGTGCTGGTTCTTGCCGAAGCCGTTGACGAGCTCGccgaagaggaggaagaagaccgGCATAGCGGCGCCGTGCACCACGGCGCCCGCGCTCCCCGCAGCCATGAGCAGCCAGTCCAGCGGGTCCGCGAAGCCGAACAGCTCGTGGAACGCCACGCTCTGCTCCGGCCGCTTCTTGACCGCGTCGCACCCGCCGGcgccggaggcggcggcggcgctgcagCTCCCCGCCTCCGCCTTTCCCGCATCGCCCTCCGCCATTGCCAC harbors:
- the LOC100383541 gene encoding ABC transporter B family member 19, with the translated sequence MAEGDAGKAEAGSCSAAAASGAGGCDAVKKRPEQSVAFHELFGFADPLDWLLMAAGSAGAVVHGAAMPVFFLLFGELVNGFGKNQHNLRRMTDEVSKYSLYFVYLGLVVCASSYLEIACWMYTGERQVGALRRRYLEAVLRQDVGFFDTDARTGDVVFSVSTDTLLVQDAIGEKVGNFIHYLATFLAGLVVGFVSAWRLALLSIAVIPGIAFAGGLYAYTLTGLTSKSRDSYANAGIIAEQAIAQVRTVYSYVGETKALNSYSEAIQNTLKLGYKAGMAKGLGIGCTYGIACMSWALVFWYAGVFIRNGQTDGGKAFTAIFSAIVGGLSLGQSFSNLGAFSKGKIAGYKLLEVIRQRPTIVQDTADGRCLDEVHGNIEFKEVAFSYPSRPDVMIFRDFSLFFPAGKTAAVVGGSGSGKSTVVALIERFYDPNQGQVLLDNVDIKTLQLKWLRDQIGLVNQEPALFATTILENILYGKPDATMAEVEAAATSANAHSFIALLPNGYNTHVGDRGLQLSGGQKQRIAIARAMLKNPKLLLLDEATSALDAGSESIVQEALDRLMVGRTTVVVAHRLSTIRCVDMIAVIQQGQVVETGTHDELLAKGSSGAYAALIRFQETARNRACPSTRKSRSSRLSNSLSTRSLSLRSGSLRNLSYSYSTGADGRIEMVSNADNDRKYPAPRGYFFKLLKLNAPEWPYTILGAVGSVLSGFIGPTFAIVMSNMIEVFYYRNPSKMESKTREYVFIYIGTGLYAVVAYLVQHYFFSIMGENLTTRVRRMMLAVILRNDVGWFDQEENNSNLVAARLSTDAADVKSAIAERISVILQNMTSLLVSFVVGFIIEWRVALLILVTFPLLVLANFAQQLSMKGFAGDTAKAHAKTSMIAGEGVSNIRTVAAFNAQDKILSLFCSELRVPQMHSLRRSQISGALFGLSQLSLYASEALILWFGAHLVRTHVSTFSKVIKVFVVLVITANSVAETVSLAPEIVRGGESIRSVFSVLNSRTRIDPDDPDAEQVESVRGEIDFRHVDFAYPTRPDVMVFKDLSLRIRAGQSQALVGASGSGKSTVIALVERFYDPLAGKVMIDGKDIRRLNLKSLRLRIGLVQQEPVLFATSILENIAYGRDGATEEEVVEAAKVANVHGFVSALPDGYRTPVGERGVQLSGGQKQRIAIARAVLKDPAVLLLDEATSALDAESECVLQEALERIMKGRTAVLVAHRLSTIRGVDSIAVVQDGRVVEQGSHGDLVSRPDGAYSRLLQLQLHHG